In Miniphocaeibacter halophilus, the following proteins share a genomic window:
- the rsmG gene encoding 16S rRNA (guanine(527)-N(7))-methyltransferase RsmG → MSKLEELFVKNEFKIDENQLDNFEKYRDLLVETNKVLNLTSITEEVEVNYKHFLDSILPLKYVDIRENSSLIDIGTGAGLPGLPIKFVRKDLNIVLMDSLNKRIKFLNKVIGELKLEKIEAIHGRAEEMGRNAKYREKYDYAISRAVSRLNTLVEYCLPFVKVGGYFISMKGPSGHEEYAEAKKAIETLGGKLEKIIDYNLDYEDSERTLIIIKKIKNTNKKYPRAGGKPKSKPL, encoded by the coding sequence ATGAGTAAATTAGAAGAATTATTTGTAAAAAATGAATTTAAAATAGATGAAAACCAATTGGATAATTTCGAAAAATATAGGGACTTATTAGTAGAGACCAACAAGGTTTTAAACTTAACCTCTATAACAGAAGAAGTAGAAGTAAACTACAAACATTTTTTAGATTCCATTCTTCCCTTAAAATATGTTGATATAAGGGAAAATTCTTCCTTAATAGATATAGGAACAGGAGCAGGACTGCCGGGACTACCAATTAAATTTGTCCGTAAGGACCTTAATATTGTTTTAATGGATTCATTAAATAAGAGAATTAAATTCTTAAATAAGGTTATAGGAGAATTAAAACTAGAAAAAATAGAAGCAATTCATGGTAGAGCGGAAGAAATGGGAAGGAATGCAAAATACAGGGAAAAATATGACTATGCTATTTCAAGAGCTGTTTCCAGACTTAATACCCTAGTAGAATATTGCCTACCCTTTGTAAAAGTCGGTGGATATTTTATATCTATGAAAGGCCCATCAGGCCATGAAGAATATGCAGAAGCAAAAAAGGCTATTGAAACCCTAGGTGGAAAATTAGAAAAAATTATTGATTACAATCTGGATTACGAGGACTCTGAAAGAACATTAATAATAATTAAGAAGATAAAAAACACAAATAAGAAATACCCTAGAGCCGGTGGTAAACCGAAATCTAAACCACTATAA
- a CDS encoding DUF6483 family protein, translating into MHYQEDWLLRQINTVINTLAVLFTGKKLTSESIRDMELQISYSEYYKKVFKLVETGDINKAENLLFSVLKNMEKEEQSETPLLALLFYYKLNELSDEELDKKNFSRKEIMEGIESVKKLFLKSSL; encoded by the coding sequence ATGCATTACCAAGAAGATTGGCTATTAAGACAGATAAATACAGTTATAAATACATTGGCAGTACTATTTACAGGGAAAAAACTTACATCTGAATCCATAAGGGATATGGAATTACAGATTTCCTATAGTGAATATTATAAGAAAGTATTTAAATTAGTAGAAACCGGTGATATTAATAAAGCGGAAAATTTACTATTTTCTGTCCTTAAGAATATGGAAAAAGAAGAACAATCGGAAACTCCTCTTCTTGCATTATTGTTTTATTACAAGCTTAATGAATTGTCAGATGAAGAATTAGATAAAAAGAACTTTTCAAGGAAGGAAATAATGGAAGGAATTGAGTCGGTAAAAAAATTATTTCTTAAATCTAGTTTATAA